GCCGACGCGTTCAAGCTGTGGAGGGACTGAATTGACTGCCTGGTTCGCGCCGGTCGTCTATCTGCTCTGCTTTGCGACCAGTGCGGCGTGTACGCTGCTGCTCGCGCGCAGCTATCGCCGCAGCGGCATGCGATTGCTGCTGTGGAGCGCCTCGTGCTTTGGCCTGCTCGCCGCGAACAACCTGTTCGTGATCGTCGACCTGCTGCTGATCCGTTCGATCGATTTCGGGCTGGTGCGCCAGTTCCTGTCGCTGGCGGCGGTGGCCGTGCTGCTGCTCGGTTTTATCTGGGACATGGAGCAGGACGCGTGACGCTCACTGCCTTCCTTTCGGGCGCGATCACGCTGGGCTTCGCGACTGCGGCGCTGTTCTTCCTGCGCTTCTGGCGCGACACGCGCGACGAGCTGTTCCTGGCCTTCGCTGCCGCCTTCCTGCTGCTCGGCTTCGGCCAGGCGATCCTGGCGCTGGGCGGCATTCCCGACGAGCAGCGCAGCTGGGTCTATCTGGTCCGGCTGGTCGCGTTCCTGATCATCCTCTACGCGATCCTCCGCAAGAACCGCGCCGTGTAGGGCAGGTTCAGGCGGCTTCGGCCTCCACCCCGCCGCCCAGCGCCACCTGCTCGACCCAGCAATCGACCTGCCCGGCGATCTTGCTGAGCAGGCCGGCATGATAATGGGTGACGTCGGCCATCTCGTCGTCACGCTCGATCAGGTGCGCGAGGTCGAGCACCCAGAGATGCTCCGGATTTTCGCGCGCCGCGCGGCGCCAAAGCGCGTTGAAGAAATGCGTGCGCTCGCGGGTGTGGTTGAGCCCGGGGCGATATTTGTCCTCGGGCGCATCCTCGGGCGGCAACACCACCAGCATGCGCAGCCCGCGCTCGATCAGCAGGGTGCAGGTCCGGATCACGCAGGTCTGGTAGACGCCGCGTTCGAGCAAATGCCATTGGCCCGGCCAGCGCACGTCGAGATAATCGACCGTCGCGCCGTAAACCAGGAACGGCGGGAAATGCTGCTCGGCATAGCTGCCGTCCATCATCATCCGCAGCGCGAACAGCCGGGGATCATTGTCGAATTCGGTCACCGCCCGGAAGCGGCTGAAATGCGCGATCCCGCCGGATTGGCAATCAAACATGACTCGGATCGCCGGTTCCGCGGCGACGGGCAGCTGCTCGGCAAGCAACTGGGCGCGGATCTGCGCGTCGTGGAA
This genomic stretch from Sphingomonas sp. LM7 harbors:
- a CDS encoding DUF5985 family protein, whose product is MTAWFAPVVYLLCFATSAACTLLLARSYRRSGMRLLLWSASCFGLLAANNLFVIVDLLLIRSIDFGLVRQFLSLAAVAVLLLGFIWDMEQDA
- a CDS encoding DUF5985 family protein, with the protein product MTLTAFLSGAITLGFATAALFFLRFWRDTRDELFLAFAAAFLLLGFGQAILALGGIPDEQRSWVYLVRLVAFLIILYAILRKNRAV